In one window of Pseudodesulfovibrio sp. JC047 DNA:
- a CDS encoding MFS transporter: MRKIYLDKDLHLVFGVTLIAVLGVSSIIPALPDIMTGLHFTPAKIGLVISVFTLPGVLFAPLVGILADRVGRKVVLVPSLFIFGGFGCACFFVQTIEQLLILRFFQGVGAAPLGVLYGILIGDLYQGRERGRAMGYNASMLAMGTAGFPALGGVLALLGWNYPFLLPLLAIPLGVVIVLHMKTPEPSGGGSFKEYMVGAYRQMKTRQVLSLFATTLLTFTILYGPIVTYMALLLDSRFGASPASIGMVFLLSSGFSGLASFQLGRLAERFGQRKLLCAAAFLYGLSMVLVPVSAGIWYVVIPVILFGLAQGLNIPTIMTMLTTIAPMEQRGAFMAANGLLLRLAQTIAPLLMGILYSLFGMDAVFYGGLACSVSIFVLAIWGIENHTA, translated from the coding sequence ATGCGAAAAATATATCTCGACAAGGACTTGCACCTTGTTTTCGGTGTGACGTTGATTGCCGTCCTCGGTGTCTCTAGTATTATTCCAGCACTGCCTGACATCATGACCGGGCTGCATTTTACCCCGGCGAAAATCGGACTGGTTATTTCCGTTTTCACCTTGCCGGGTGTCCTCTTTGCCCCGCTGGTCGGTATTCTGGCTGACCGGGTGGGAAGAAAGGTCGTGCTGGTTCCGTCCCTGTTCATTTTTGGTGGTTTCGGGTGCGCCTGTTTTTTTGTTCAGACTATTGAGCAACTGCTGATTTTGCGGTTTTTCCAAGGAGTTGGAGCCGCGCCGCTCGGGGTGTTATACGGCATTCTCATCGGTGATTTATATCAAGGAAGAGAGCGCGGTCGGGCCATGGGATACAATGCGTCCATGCTGGCCATGGGCACGGCGGGATTCCCGGCCTTGGGCGGTGTGTTGGCACTTTTGGGATGGAATTATCCCTTTCTGCTGCCCCTTTTGGCGATTCCGCTCGGCGTGGTCATTGTTCTGCATATGAAGACCCCGGAACCCAGCGGTGGCGGGAGTTTCAAGGAATACATGGTCGGGGCGTACCGGCAGATGAAAACCAGACAGGTCCTTTCTCTGTTTGCCACGACATTGCTGACATTTACCATTCTCTATGGGCCGATCGTGACCTATATGGCGTTGTTGCTGGATTCCCGATTTGGGGCATCTCCAGCGTCAATCGGAATGGTCTTTCTGTTGTCTTCAGGCTTTTCTGGCCTTGCTTCCTTTCAGCTCGGGCGACTCGCAGAACGGTTTGGTCAACGGAAACTCCTGTGTGCGGCTGCCTTTCTCTATGGTCTGTCCATGGTGCTTGTCCCGGTTTCTGCGGGCATATGGTATGTCGTGATTCCCGTCATCCTTTTTGGCTTGGCGCAAGGATTGAATATTCCGACCATCATGACCATGCTGACGACCATCGCTCCCATGGAACAACGGGGAGCCTTTATGGCGGCAAACGGCTTGCTGTTGCGGCTGGCCCAGACCATTGCACCGCTGCTCATGGGCATACTTTATTCGCTGTTTGGCATGGACGCCGTGTTTTATGGCGGCTTGGCCTGTTCGGTCAGTATCTTTGTCCTCGCCATATGGGGGATTGAAAACCATACAGCCTAA
- a CDS encoding transposase: AAWLGLVPRQHSSGNNQRLGRISKRGNTYLRTLLIHGGRAFLRHCGRRSDKRSQWLSGLMERRGNGRASVAWANKMARIGWAMLARDEEYKFA, from the coding sequence GCAGCTTGGCTTGGGCTGGTCCCCAGACAACATTCATCCGGTAACAACCAACGGCTTGGAAGGATCAGTAAACGAGGCAATACCTATTTGCGCACACTACTTATCCATGGAGGGAGAGCATTCTTACGCCATTGCGGGAGAAGATCCGACAAAAGGAGTCAGTGGCTGTCGGGACTCATGGAGCGAAGGGGCAACGGGCGAGCCTCGGTTGCATGGGCCAATAAAATGGCTCGCATAGGCTGGGCGATGTTGGCCAGAGACGAAGAATACAAATTTGCATAA
- the proB gene encoding glutamate 5-kinase, which yields MTKNEVQRHSLLGKVRRVVVKVGSAVVTSGHGLNPAAIERLAAQLSALSDAGMDVVLVTSGAVAAGRQRIAESAHKHGKDYKDMASRQAASAVGQGRLMHDYDEAFAAHGKVTAQMLLTRSGLKFRRRFLNARNTMERLFEWGVIPIINENDTVSTRELEFGDNDTLGAMCIGLIGADLFINLTSADGVFDMNPDTNPEARSLPTIKDICALDLESMCDGKTTVGTGGMYSKLRAARRAAQLGVPTFIVSGKGEFDIRRALENDTAGTLVLPREHSVSSKKFWLAYHDDPAGAVRVDKGAATALLSKGKSLLPIGISEVDGCFDRGALIFIKTLDGEDIGVGQSNFSADELRQIKGKHTHELASILGPLAFAEAVHRDNLLLDAAI from the coding sequence ATGACGAAAAATGAGGTACAGAGACACTCTCTGCTTGGCAAAGTTCGACGTGTCGTGGTGAAAGTCGGTTCCGCTGTGGTCACATCGGGCCACGGGTTGAATCCTGCTGCGATCGAGCGTCTGGCCGCGCAATTGTCCGCGTTGAGTGACGCGGGAATGGACGTGGTGCTGGTCACCTCCGGTGCTGTGGCTGCCGGTCGGCAGCGAATTGCCGAAAGTGCCCACAAGCACGGGAAAGACTATAAGGATATGGCGTCGCGTCAGGCGGCCTCTGCGGTTGGGCAGGGGCGACTCATGCACGATTATGATGAAGCCTTTGCCGCACATGGCAAGGTGACGGCGCAGATGTTGCTCACGCGAAGCGGACTGAAATTCCGTCGCCGGTTCCTCAATGCACGGAACACCATGGAGCGTTTGTTCGAGTGGGGTGTCATTCCCATCATCAACGAAAACGATACCGTGTCTACCCGTGAATTGGAATTCGGTGACAACGATACGCTCGGAGCCATGTGCATCGGACTGATCGGTGCGGATCTGTTTATCAATCTGACCTCGGCGGATGGGGTTTTTGACATGAACCCGGATACGAACCCAGAGGCCCGGTCTCTGCCGACTATCAAGGATATTTGCGCGCTTGATCTGGAATCCATGTGTGACGGGAAAACCACCGTGGGGACGGGCGGCATGTATTCGAAATTGCGGGCCGCTCGACGCGCTGCGCAACTGGGCGTGCCAACGTTTATCGTGTCCGGCAAAGGCGAATTCGATATCCGGCGGGCATTGGAAAATGATACTGCCGGAACCCTTGTCCTGCCGCGTGAACACAGTGTGTCGAGCAAGAAATTCTGGCTCGCCTACCATGATGACCCTGCGGGAGCGGTCCGGGTGGACAAGGGCGCAGCGACCGCGCTTTTGAGCAAAGGCAAGTCTCTGCTTCCCATCGGGATCAGCGAGGTGGACGGCTGTTTCGACCGCGGTGCCTTGATTTTCATCAAGACGCTTGACGGTGAGGATATCGGCGTCGGTCAATCGAATTTCTCTGCGGATGAACTTCGGCAGATCAAGGGAAAACATACTCACGAACTCGCTTCAATTCTCGGTCCTCTTGCCTTTGCTGAGGCGGTCCATCGGGACAACCTGCTGCTCGACGCAGCTATTTAG